The genomic DNA CGTGGCCGTCCGCCCAGCGGATGCGGAGCTGCGCGCCGTCCTCCGTGGGGCCGACTTCGGCGGGGGTGATCCGATCCTGGCTCGAAGACAAGCGCAGACCTCCGGAAAAGCTGCGGGAAGACACCTCAGGCGAACCCGGGCGGCCGCCGCAAGTGGAAATCGGTGGCGCGCTGGTAGGCGCTCGCCACGGCCAGCAGCGTTCCCTCCTCGAAGAGCCCGCCCAGGAAGGTGATGGAGACGGGGGTGCCGTCCTCCCGGAAGCCGTTGGGGAGGATCACGGCCGGGTGCCCCGTCAGGTTGGTGGCGACGAGCTGCGTCCCCGACGTGGGCGCGACGACCACGTCCACCCCGGAGAACAGCTCGGCCCACGCCTGCATGGCGAGCGTGCGGACGCGGTTGGCGTTGATGTACTCCACCGCGGGGATGAAGCGCGCCGCGCGGAAGGTGTTGGGCCAGGCGTTCGGGCCCTGCTGCGTCAGCTCGTCGTCGCGCCCGGAGCGGGTCAGCTCGTCGAAGGCGGCGGCGGCCTCGGCCACCAGGATCAGCCGCATGGCGCCGTACGGCGCCTCCGGGAGCTGCACCGGGACCAGGGTGGCCCCCAGGGCGCGGAGGGTGTCCAGCGTCGCCAGGTCGAAGCGCTTGGTGGGGTAGTCCTTCTCGTCGCGCTCGAACGCCTCCCGGAAGTAGCCGATCCGCAGGTCGGCCGGGCGGGTGCGCGCGTCGTAGCGGAAGGGCGCCGCGCGCGCGGTGGGGTCCGCGCCGTCGGGGCCGCGGATGGCGTCCAGCACCAGCGCGCAGTCCTCCACGCTCCGGCACATGGGGCCCAGCTTGTCCATGGTCCAGGAGAGCGCCATCGCCCCGCTCCGCGGCACCCGCCCGAAGGTAGGACGGAGCCCGGTGGCGCCGTTGCGGGTGGCGGGGGAGGAGATGGAGCCCAGCGTCTCGCTCCCGATGGCGAAGCCCACCAGCCCGGCGGCCACCGCCGAGCCCGGGCCGGCGGAGGAGCCGCTGGAGCCCTGCTCCGGCTTCCACGGGTTCTTCGTGGTCCCGCCGAACCACACGTCACCCAGCGCCAGGGCGCCCAGCGTGAGCTTGGCGACGAGCACCGCCCCGGCCTCGTCCAGCCGCTGCACCACGGTGGCGTCCTCGTCGATCGTCTGCTCGCGGAAGGGCGCCGCCCCCCAGGTGGTGGGATGTCCGCGCACAGCGAGCAGGTCCTTTGCGCCCCACGGGATCCCGTGCAGCGGGCCGCGCCAGCGCCCGCGCGCGATCTCGCGGTCCGCATCGGCCGCCTGCCGCAGCGCGCGGTCCTCGGTGAGGGTGACCACCGCCTGGAGCACGGGGTCGTGGCGCCGCAGGCGATCCAGGTAGGTGCGGGTGAGCTGGGTGGAGGTCACCCGCCGCCGCCGCACCAGCTCCGAGAGCGCGGTGACGGGGAGGAACGCCAGCTCCTCGGGCCTGGCCGGGAGGTGCACGGCCGGGGCGCGGGCGAGCGCCACCACGCCGCGCCCCGCGTCGGCGGGGACCTCCATCCCCGGTGGGACGGGATCGAAGACCAGGGCCGGGGGGACGGAGTTGGGGAGGGAGACCCGGCGCAGCTCCTCCATCTGGCGCTGCTGCTGCCGGAGGCTCTGCACCATCATCTTCCGCTCGGCCTCGTCGAACTCCAGCCCCGCGATCTCCGCGGCGCAGGCGATCACCTCCTCGGTGATCTCCGCCCCTTCAGCCACCCTGCTCCAGAGGACGCCGGGGAAGAGCGTCCCGCCCAACCCGAGCCCGGAAAAGAGGCCCAGGAAGGCGCGGCGGTCAGGGAGGGGGGTGGAAGTCTCGGCTTCGCTCATACGTTCCTTCCGGAATGTGCCCAACGAGGGAATTGCGCCACGAATTGAGCACGTTATCTTGGAAATGGGACCTCAGCGCGCACGATCATGGAACACGGCCCGGCACCGGCTCCGCTCGCGATCGTCACCCTCCCGGGGCACCGTCCCGCACCGGCGAGAGTCGAGCTCGTGTACCAGCCGACCTCCTGGCGCCTGGTCCGCACCCTCGCCTCGCTGGTCCTGTTCTGGGGGATCGTCCCCCTGCTGCTCCTCGTCCCCCCGCACTACCCCTGGCCGGTGGCCTCCATGGTCGCCGGGGCCTTCCTGGCGCACCGGGCCTGGACCGGGCGGTTCCGCGTGCGTGCCTTCGCCGGGATCTGCCCCCGCTGCGAGCGCCCCCTCTCGCTGCCGCCGGGCACGGGGATCTCGCTTCCGCACACGCTCACCTGCTTCGCCTGCCACTTCGAGCCGCAGCTCCGGGTGCTGCTCCGCGCTCCCGCCGGGGCGGTGGAGCACTGGGACGCGGACTGCGTGGGGCGCTGGGGCGAGCGATGGCTCGCGGACGAGCCGTACCTGGTGTGCGACACCTGCCGCGCCCACCTCCCGGCTACGGACGAGGCCCGCCGCACCGCCGAGGCCGAGAACGAGCGGGGGAGGCTCCTCGCCCGCCTCACCGCCGAGGGCGACTTCCTCCCCTGACGCCGGGCCGGCCCCGGCTCCCCGTCACCTCCGCCCCGACCCTCGCTCCCGGCGGGCCCACCGCCCGCACGGCGAAACTTACGCGCGCGGCGGTGCGGGCGGAAGCGGCTGGAGCTTCGCCGTCACGCCTCCCGCTCCGTCCCCGCCGCCCTCCCTTCCCGCAGCTCGGCCAGGAAGGAGTTCGCCGCCGTCCGCAGCGCTCCCCGCCTGCGCAGCTCGGTGACCCCCATCCCCAGGAAGCTCTGCACCACCCGCCGGAGCCCCGCCTCCGTCGCGTAGCCGCAGGCGTACGCCACGCTCTGCGAGGTGCGCGCCTCCTCGTCCAGGAGCCGGGCCGCGAGGAGCACGCGCATCCAGGCCAGGATGCGGCGCGGCGCGGGAAGGCGGAGCTGCTCGCACCGGCGGATCACGGTGGTCTCGGTCACGCCGAGGACCGCCGCCAGGTCCGGCGAGTGCCCGCCCGCGGACACCGCCCGCGCCGCCGCGAACAGGAGCCGCCGCACCCGGCCGGGCATGGCGGTGGGGAGGATCTCCTCCAGCACCCCCTGCAGCGCCTTCCCCTGCGCGAAGCGGATCGCGCTGGCGATCCCCGCCGGCGTGTCCTCCACGCCCCGCACCAGGAGCTCGGACACTCCCCACCGCCGCAGCGTCAGGTGCAGCTCGGCGGTCTCACCGCCCGCGGGCACGGCCGCGACCACGGGGATCCACGCGAATTCGGTGAGGAAGCCGCGCAGCTCGGGGGAGGGGCCTCCGTCGGGGCTCCCCGCGAGGGGGTCGACGATGGCGATCGTGCTGGGGGAGGCGTGGCGCGCCGTCTCCCGGAGGGCCGCCCAGTCCGGGAGGGTCCAGCAGCCGAAGCCCTCCGGCGCACCGGAGCGCACCCGGTCCTGGAAGGTGCCGTCGGGATGGAGGAGGAGGATCTGCCGCCCGGCGACGGCCCTAGCCATGTGTCATCGAGAACCGCTCATTTTACAGACATGCGTTGACGACGCGCCCGCGCCGCTTCAGGTTACGGACACCTTCCCATTCGAAGGACCTACCTTCCTCCCAGCAAGGAGCCCCCATGCGCATCGTCCGCACCGCAGCTTTCGTCCTCCTCTTCTCCACCCTTTGCGCCTGTGGCGCCGGGATCACCGGGCCGGATGCGCTTTACCGCGTGGAGCAGAGCACGGCCGGCGCGATCGAGCCGGAGCCGGCCGCCCCACGGTTGAGCGGCGGGTACATCGGCTCGGGCACCTGACCTGTGCCGGACCACCGTCGGGCGCGGCTACAGCGGCGCCGGGTGGTCATCCCACAGCCAGCGTCTGGACGAACTCTTCCGCCAGGCTGTCGTTGCTTCCTTCTGCAATGTCCGCGGCGCACGCAGACACCAGCGAGGGAGAGCCCGCCGAAAGCGAGTCCAGGAACGCGGTCGCGGTCGCCACCTCCTCCTGCTCGCCGCGCTCGGCGGCGATCCGGAGGGCGGCCGTGGCCGCGGCCTCGGCCCGCGCGACCTCGCCCAGGGCCGCGGCGCCGTACGCCAGCTGCAGCAGGGCGGAGGCCGCGGCAGCCCCGGCCCCGGGAAGCGCGGCTGCTGCCCACACCTCGTTCCAGGCGCTCTCGAACGCCTCCTGCCTCCCGCAGCCGCCCGCCGCCCAGGCAAGGCTGGAGAGGGCGTACAGGCGGTGGATCGGGCGCTTCATGTGGGGGAGAAGGGCCGTGACCACGGTGAGCGCACGGGACGCATGCCCCAGCTCCAGCCAGAACCGCGCCACGTCGTGCGCCAGTGCCGGAACGTTGCGGTGCGCGGCGCCGTACGCCTGCAGCGCCAGGCGCGCGTGCTCCTCGGCCCGCTCCGCCTCGTGCAGCTCGGCGGAGGTGATGAAGAGGTCGTGGTGCGCGCGCGC from Longimicrobiaceae bacterium includes the following:
- a CDS encoding amidase; the encoded protein is MSEAETSTPLPDRRAFLGLFSGLGLGGTLFPGVLWSRVAEGAEITEEVIACAAEIAGLEFDEAERKMMVQSLRQQQRQMEELRRVSLPNSVPPALVFDPVPPGMEVPADAGRGVVALARAPAVHLPARPEELAFLPVTALSELVRRRRVTSTQLTRTYLDRLRRHDPVLQAVVTLTEDRALRQAADADREIARGRWRGPLHGIPWGAKDLLAVRGHPTTWGAAPFREQTIDEDATVVQRLDEAGAVLVAKLTLGALALGDVWFGGTTKNPWKPEQGSSGSSAGPGSAVAAGLVGFAIGSETLGSISSPATRNGATGLRPTFGRVPRSGAMALSWTMDKLGPMCRSVEDCALVLDAIRGPDGADPTARAAPFRYDARTRPADLRIGYFREAFERDEKDYPTKRFDLATLDTLRALGATLVPVQLPEAPYGAMRLILVAEAAAAFDELTRSGRDDELTQQGPNAWPNTFRAARFIPAVEYINANRVRTLAMQAWAELFSGVDVVVAPTSGTQLVATNLTGHPAVILPNGFREDGTPVSITFLGGLFEEGTLLAVASAYQRATDFHLRRPPGFA
- a CDS encoding helix-turn-helix domain-containing protein, with product MARAVAGRQILLLHPDGTFQDRVRSGAPEGFGCWTLPDWAALRETARHASPSTIAIVDPLAGSPDGGPSPELRGFLTEFAWIPVVAAVPAGGETAELHLTLRRWGVSELLVRGVEDTPAGIASAIRFAQGKALQGVLEEILPTAMPGRVRRLLFAAARAVSAGGHSPDLAAVLGVTETTVIRRCEQLRLPAPRRILAWMRVLLAARLLDEEARTSQSVAYACGYATEAGLRRVVQSFLGMGVTELRRRGALRTAANSFLAELREGRAAGTEREA